The following DNA comes from Vespa velutina chromosome 11, iVesVel2.1, whole genome shotgun sequence.
TATGGGCACTATTGTTAGCATGAATGAAATGTtctttgattaatatataactatggagattcatataatattctgTGAATTTTACTAAAGTTATGAGATATCAAACATATACATGTTTTCTAACTAAAACTATAAATTCTATAACTataactattttatatttaaggtATCTTAAATACATGCTTGATTTTGCTGTAATTTTGTAGAaagatttatcattatcatttatcaaaataaatcttaataaaaagatattttattgtaacaaGACTGTATTGTTTATGATCTCCAAAGAAATTCATTATGTCTATAAATAggcaaaagaaattaattataaaattaaggaTAAAATTTAAGATCTTCAAAATAATCTATTGATtctaaaagaatttctttcaaaatcttACTAAATGTATTtgttagaaatatttgaaaatacatatttaaaaatatacatgaaaaatatattttatatggaaTAAATAGAACAATAACTTACATGATCCATCTTCTCGCTTTGGTCCAAGATTATTTAGTCTAGCGAACAAAGGAAAGTAAATAACGGAAAACGTAACATCTCTTAACGCCGTTGCTCCGGTTCCTTGATAAAGTCCTAATATTCCTCTTTGTCTAAGAAGATCCTTAGTTAAAGATAATGCTGATACTTTTGGTACAGTTTTTCCAGCTATGACAAAGAAGAGATATAGTGTAGAatctgataaataattatagttcAATATATTCcgaattatttgtataaatggTGATACGTGTATCTTTAAAagtaacaatttaaaaatatatatatatatataaacattaagcgattatatgtacatatatataattcacaGGCTTTAAATTACTTACATTCTCTTGCAGCTGCAGCGACTCTACCTGCATCTTGCATCTGAATTTTAAGTAATTCCATTGGAGTAGTAATAACTATTTGACAAGCTCCTGCTAAGCCTCCAGCCAACATTTCACGTTGTAATGGCAGTTGTTGGCTAtggaatttaataaagaaaaaaaaaaacaaaaagactaACATCTTTGaaagatcttttttaaatgttcaCACTAAATTCAATACAAATGGGGCTAACATAACAATCATATGCTTTGGAAATGGTAAAATTATTTGAGTGTTCAAAATTGCAATCACATCTACTTGTAGGAAGTTGgacaatttttttccccctttttttttcctttctttttaccttatTTGTGTTAGCATATCTTCTTTTATgttataacattataatttttataattatttcagttataaaatttaacgattGCAATAAAAGTAGTACCCTGCTTGTGCAGCGTGCATAAtacttattttaatgaaatcagtatacacacacattataaaaaataacataaaaatatattacatgttaaaaatattgttaaaagtCGGGAaccatttcttttcgtttttttttttctgacatGATTAGATAGTGCAATAGGGTAGATTCAGTGTTTTTGACAATTTACTATAACGACATTTTTTAGCGAGAATTTATagttaataacattaacaatcatgtatataaattcttttacgaataaaaatgaaagaaaaaaaaaggaatattaaaaattatataattttattgcaatCTCTCATTGTTAGTACTGGAACTCGCCAAAGAATGCTCTACGGATCTCAACTCAATCATTTGACACTTTTTACACGTACTTTTTTTGTTAGTGTATGTAGCGTTTGCTCTATAGAGATTCCTCATGACTCTGCTTGTACACGCATCCCTCAGcgataaaatactttttttttttactgccGCCAtctgatcttttatttttgttgtcaGGCTCATGTATCATCCATACACGATATATGCCTTATTACGGAAGAACataatcgtataaataataatctataaaattttgtgtaaaaaaaaacgttcgtattttttttttttttttttttttttttttttttttttttttttttttttttttttttttaagaaattgttATCAATGTAAgtgcaattaaaaatttatttgtatgatattttaattaaatgataatatattaaaaaataagaaaaaaaaaagattagaaagaaaataaaatagaaaagagtaaaTGGTAGTAAACccgaagaataattataaacgttgACTCTCTTGTTAAAATTCGTCGATCTGTGGTGCCTGGTTGGACATCGTATCTGATAAAAATTTAGTCGATAGATATTTAAACATCCACATAAACATACCCAGGACCAGTGGAGAGATAATGTCTAAAAGTGTCATTGGCAGTGAGTTTAATGGCTTTTTCCGgcgtaattaataaaatatttacgcCGGATCCTTTGTACATTCCAAAATATCCTTCCGCTTTATAAGTCTTCTTAAAACAATCTAACCTATaaaaatagttattttattattaacttctttttttttttgtttttaatgtgCGAtccttaaataaaatattatcgattaaagaaGCAGACAAATTGTagtttaactttattatcaggttagcgatatttttaaaacgaccttgaaaatttaaacatagatacgaataaattaaatagactTCTCGTTTGTCAAAGTATTTACTTACATCGAGCTATACATTCGTTCGCCATGTGGTCCAATTACTTGATTTTGTAAACGTGTTTTTACCAAATCCAGAGGAAAAACTACGGATACACCGATAATTCCAGCAATTCCTCCATTTATTATCTTTGGTAATAACCTGAAATTATATGAACATCCTCGAATAaccaaattaatttttttccaaactTTCTGAATAACTCTAGGTtacataaatcgataaatgatATTACAGTAGATTTTCACGTAAACGCGATTAATACGTCCCACTTTGTATGAAATCGTGTTACACGAGAAAATTTTCCTTGTATAAAACGGATAATATAAACATgtttgcgaaaaaaaaaaaaataaacaaaacaattacaaaacagaaaaaaattgttacaatatttttagCGCGTTGTAAAAATTcacatttcaaatatttcgaatgaaaaatgcGTATAAAACCGCGCGAAAAAtgaatgtacgtatgtaaaatgaatgatgtaatagattatttaaatgctttagtatttattataatgatcgttgtatacaaaatacaatttattattatataaaaataatgttaaaataatataatgcattttatttaataataaattacattatatttattaatacaattggCCTCGTAcaacaatttaaataaacgatCTCATTTTTAATAGGACACAATTGGAATCAGCAAGTAGTTATTTCTTAGCTATTATAAGACAATCGTACAATATTCTACTTACTTAAATTGATCGGGAATTGACTCGGTTGAATCTTTTTGCGCCATTGAAAacaagtatttattttttatacctgtaattaatatttgaacgAAAACGTTATTTCCACTCGAACGATTTAGTTTGAAAATCACTTTTCACACTCATATGATTcataaatagtaatatttaccaaaaattaataagattattatatttacttattgttattaatataaataaaaaagaatataagaacaattcgataaaatgtttatacttACGAAGtgtaaaattaatcataattaaaatcatcgaacacagaaataatatttaataaatatttaattaatactttggataatttttctaaacaaatgtaaatatttttgtttttcgttttgtaatttattattatttataaaaatttcaaatattataaataaacattaatgaTACTACTGTGcataatcaaatttaattttttatacattgattatattttgcTATACCAATTGTTTATAAGATTTTTGtggaatataaaaaggataataaaaaggcattaattatttaatattaaaagtgtAATAaggtatgtaatatttaattactattttaataactaaataattcttatgctatttgtaatatttacatgaataaaatcatttatatttctagaATATGCAAGAGGCAGTTACCTATCGCATATAAGCATGACTTATGTAATGCTCTATTATCTccaagtattaataaaaaataagaaatagaagataaaatatttaatttagattACAGAGAAAGTTTCATAAGAACtcattttaacattaataataattaatatatttgtatttattgttaataagtacttatactttatttataaaattatatatactttttataaaagacaGTGATTTTGACATTAAATTCATGAAATGCTTGTTGTTAAGCATAACTAAAATAGAACATAGACAATATATAATCATGTATAAATATagcaagataataataataataataattttatgatataaatttatatcttcttttctcttacagaaggtaattaaatttaaaattatttattttttggttgctttaaaaatatttattatatatttatattattgaaataaattattattgttattactataaaCATTCAAACAtacattcaatatatttaccCAAAGATATATAACTCAAaaattcgtaaattttttattaaaaataagatacgAGAAATTAGTTGATTCtaatttaaagattataatatatttctgttcTCAACAGTAATAAAACGACAATATAGTTGCATAGAGCAAATTGAGGCTAGATTAAATAGAGAATACAAAATTTGGAAATTGTGTCACGTCGataataagtatgtatatacaatcaGAGCTCGTTTACACGTGTTGTAAAAGAAcggcctttttttttattattattattattattataaaatttataacataaaCTTGAATTGTCATAATGACATTGACATTAAATCAttcacatttattttacagagctagtatatttaaatttatacgttattatttatatgttatgaTCATCTTTCACGATCGtgaatatattcttaataaaaatgtaatactttctttgcattaaaaaaaaaaaaataataataataatcaagctattaagaaaagaaagaatataactTGATACGTGATACTTACTTCACACTAATAttagatgataacgataaaactttTGTTTTATCACTCACAATTTAACTTATTATAAGATACGTTCACTGACATTAAAACCCATTCGATCTATCTTTGACAGGAACCACTAATGTCCTGTCGTCGTCTTAAGGTTGATctccaatgaaatattttttgatatacaATAACGAGTAATAAACTTTGACTATACTTTAAGTAACACTCACAATTGCGTAACTTTCTGCAGTAACTGAAGTCGACTAATCAATGAaatctttctatctaataCTGATACGTGATTGGACAATAGTATAAACACTTTATGACGTAACAGATCcgtaatataattgatttaagcgcgtttttcaaatatattacgcgaaaatttaattatattaattttttatctattagtACTACTATGATATCATAGATGTATATGCaggaatagagaaaaataaacaattattaacgtttattgTTGAAAGAATTTATGTTCGCACGATGAGATATATTCCACGTAAATTGAATGTggaatttaaatttgattgaatttcaatattttcgatGCATACATCAATTTATAGGAGAGTAATTTTGTTCTAAACATTctctaatataaatacataatatgaagtatataataataataataatgctaaaataactaatacgatttatatacaaatatatagaaatattaatttgccTGAACAACCATTATGCTTTATCACATTCacacaagaaagaaatatattatgttaatattaaatataaaataatatgaaatatttcatattaataattaattttataaaaatctcgacaatttaattttcatgtatatattttaagaatacatatatgtaaaatttaagCCTGGAATCAAATTTGCAGAATGTATGCACTCTtacttataagaaaataaaatattaatcatatgtTTTATCGAAGTGCTTCATCAATCAAGAGAATTGCAGTAAAAAAcatatcataattaaatcgattcaaactatattatattgtattttgatTCATGATGTAattgtatttatctttttacaaataattatgatgtcatggcgtatataaaatatgtttttttttgctacaaaattattaacttaAATATATTAGAGCATGATGTTACAATCCATTTTTTAtgatatgaatgaaattattaagagATGTatagtttaattttataataatattatatatacaagaggtaataactttaaaattaattgtaggAACACAaacatttcattaattattaatataaatttccaaTGTTCCATAATAGTATGATGTTTGATTAGAGTGGCAActattcgtattttttctcaatctgaaatattcttttttacgtgtttattaaaattaaatatagtcTATAACAGGTGCAATGATTCTATATATGATTGCAAAACAatgattttacaaatattgGAGATACATACGTCAAGAAAATCTCATTGAACATGATCTTTGTTCcctaatattaaatttcaattcatCGCTTAATATTAAgctaatttaaatgaattattctattcaatttaaataaaactttggAATTTTAAGTTGATACAACTCAATTgaatattgaatgaaaaacTGATACATTGATGTTAATCCACATTTAAATAAGACTAAATAAGACATTAAagcattaaaattaaaatattgtaacaTTAAAATGTGACCACATACTTCTtaagaattattcttttacattAACTTATATCATATCCAAACACATTTGTCATTTCGTTCATAggattttgaatattaaagctaatagtaaattaaaatttgatcacatatttaagataatttaGTCCAGAGACGTACAAAGTTAGCTCATTAAGTCAATTggcttatattatatatatatttttttttcttttatcatcattatattttcacaGCCACGACGCTACTGTGTTCATCTAGAAATGATTGATTTTCATATATGTTCCTCATCTAAATTATTGGAAGAAGCATGCTTGAATGAAAACAAATAGTAGTAATGGGagagttatttcttttcgaactAAAAATTTGCACGTCTCCGTTTTAGTGTATATAATGTcacaaaacaaatatttatatttagtaCAAAACATACTAAAATGtggaagtaaataaatttgtaaaaacaaCAGTCACACATTATTATATGCACCCAAATCAACATTTTACTAATAAAACCAAATAGGTTAATGATTTTCTAACaaatctctttctgtttctgttttttcttttttccagtATTTCTCTTAAATGCTGATGCTTCtaaaaagatacatatatatatatatatttatatatgtataaattaagaattaatattaccaagatataaatgtaaaataatcttataacatatttttttttcttttttcaagatataagaatattacttatatcacgacataatttaaaaaaaaaaatatgacataGTGAAAACATTGTCTATACATTATAGTTAGAATGTACCTACAAATGTTTATACAAACTACCGTTTGTAACGCCCTTTTATTAATTGTAGTGCTTTTGCCATAAGGGGtgcttttgttttctttgtcatAGCCgctttaatgaaatatatgaaaataaaaataaaaaattacaaaaacattattatcggattatcattaactataatataaaaatattttaaaatataatttacttacAAGATGGTTTAACTCGATTCATTGGAGGTGGTGGTACAGATATATTAGTTGCTGCAGTAGGTCCACCGCcgataatcaatttttttttcaaatcagaTGTAGACGTAGGAACCGAATTAGCTGTACCATATTTAGCttgtttttttaaaacatttctaGGAGGCTTAACAACATTATCAACATATGCAAGCTTAGTTGATCGTAATGGTACAGTTTTATCTATAGACTGCTTTATATTGGCTGTTAATGTCTTGAGTTTTGCCTCTCTCTCATCCAAACAAcgctaattaaaaaaaataaaaagattaaatttttattattattattattattatcttataaataatataatgaattattttgtctctattgaaatatataataaattatataactgTTCATACCATATACATCTCACGCCATGTTtccatttcttctctttgtttatttctgAATTCCCGATTGCAATGAAATTGCCATAAAGAATCTGTATCATCTATTAGATAAGGATTGTAATGTTCtaacataaataattgatCCGGTGTAGCTCGTTCTAAGACCGGTTTTATTATGTCATATGGAACACCACCAGTAAATTCAAGtgctatataaaaaaattatacatatataaataaatattacatatatatatatatatatatatatatattaagtatatatatatatatatatatatatattaagtatatatatatatatatatatacttaccgtcaatattttctatcaataCTCTTATGCAAATTTCATATAGAGAAGGTACACTTGTATAACCAGTTTTATTTCCAGAATATACTTTAGTCctaaaaaaacatataaaataaaactttgcTCTCTGTCAAATTTTGTTTACCTCGCATAatcagatttattattatattaccttTGGTTTTTAACATGAATAACATCAGTGAGAaccttatcttcttctttacgatGTACAGGATTAATGTATGGCAGTGGTTTATAATTAGGACTTATTTCAGGTAATGTAGATGCCAGGTTCACACTTAATGGTTCTAATTTTACATTTGGCGATAAAAGGGGCAATGGctgcaaataaaaatttttataagtatcAAAAACTTGCACATTAATCATGTTctctaaattaattttattggaagttatttttattaagtgTAATcactaaatatattaataaaatattatataattacattatatattttattgaatatcaAAATAACTTACATGTAAACTGTCACTACTTGTAGCCTCGGTTTTCACAGAAGATTGCTTTTTGTTGTTTAATGTAGATGACATATTTGTTTctaatttaataacttttgcATTATTTAAATTGGGAGAGTTATTATGACGTTTTCTTGATGATGGTGCAACCGTACACATTCCAAGAGCTTCTGCAAAACTTGCACCTGTCAAaagaatacataaaaaaattttttaatataaacatatatatatatatatatatatatgtatatatttatacattatgtaAAAACTAACCAGAGTTACAGTCAATTCCTTCATCCCCATTGATTTCTTGTTTGATTTCTTGTTtgattttaactttttcctttGATTCCTTAGAACCAGATTTGGTTTCTTTTGTATCAGAGCTATTTTTATTCTGATGCTtatgctttctttcttcgttttcttttcttttagttttatctttatctttagcatgatctttattattagaacTATGATGACTTTTGGATGTAGAACTTTTACTAGAATGATGATTGTCctttgttttctgtttttctctattttcgtctgatttctttttatttttgtcatcatgtattttttcctctttattagAACTTTGCTTTCCTTTCTCACGggatttacttttttcatttttagattcaattttgtttaaaacatCCTGCTTCGATAGAACAtctgttttcttatttaactCAGTTTCAAATTCACcactattttgtttttctgcgTTATAAGAAATAGTTCTATCTTCATCACTTTCATTTTCAGAATGTCTCCTtcgtttacttttctttttcccactGTTGGAActatctaattttctttttttgttacattcTTCATTGTCATCTATAGTACTGTCTAATTTACTATTATGCGATAATTTATCagtagatttttttaaatgcgtAGAACTACTACTTTTTACATCATTGGAATTAAgtcgtttttcttgttttgacTCATGCTTAGAACTATGACTTTTatcgtgtttttctttttgcgattcattttttaaactttttgaTGATTCCTTAGTTATATTAGATTCATTTTCGGAagattttacttttgtttctgATTTACTAGAATGTTTCGAATTATGCTCTGATACgtcatttttttctgatttttgtTGATGTCTATGCTTTGAACTATCACTTTTGTGTCTAAAACATTTACATTATATGctactttatatatcttaaatttatattttctaattttataatacctATTCTCAATTTTagtttacataaaaatatgttaaattataaaaaaaataccttGATATTTTCACTGTGCTATcagctttttgtttttcctttagtTTTGGGGATTCTGGACTATCATAACTTTCAGGAGCATCAGGAACACAAgcttcatcttcgtcttcaCCATCACTAGTGTCCTCATTTGCAACCATAGCTTTCCACTTTGCTACTAAAGCTTTAGCAGCATCTCCTACACCACcttcatattttcttaaagCATTAACAGTACGGCCAACTCCTGTATCCTGAAGATGTTGTACTGTTACTGGTAACGTATATAGTCTTTGAATATAATGCAGCatctataataaatgattatagaaaaaaaaaaatagagaaaatttattgctttttaattattttatgttttcatACAAAACATGTGATAATgttaatttacataaattattttaactaataatgaacatcaatttttgttttcttgttgCTTAATAAACAACAGTGTTAAGCTTTATTAGAAGttctacataaatatatatatatatatatataatgaattatttatgtgtgtctgtgtccGTGTCcatgtctatgtgtgtgttataGCAAAAAACTATTGCTGATATAAtgcaaataaaatgtaaattattattacattagaactattatatataggaCTCACttgattttttgttatacTGATCActtaatttaaatgtatactCCTATAAATATGTGTAAGAATAAATACACAATTATGGATTAGATgtattttaactttattagGATCTCATTTAAAAgcaattttatatgaatatattgttTTCAAAATGTAATGTTATCTTGATAAGAAACTATgacgtattaaatttattctcctttcaaatttcataggttatatattttacgttttttttaaattatttatttttacattgtaatttttttttgtcttatttattactgacaataataataataacaataataattattattaacgcaaaccttttcttcgttatcgcaacattttttaatatttcgctGACAATGCTGTATTTTCTCCACAACAGACATCGTTGTAACTGCCAGCTGCTAGCTGCTACCGATCGTCTATACAGGGTTACCACAAACATGCACTgattttttactatatttcAAGATACaaaaattactattttatttatcttgcatttattatttaagatcataatttcataaaacGCAATAAAAACGAACCAATTTTGTTGTATAACGAATTAGAATCTTCGAGAAACGTTCTTCATAATTCAACTAGAGTTCTACTTTAatcataaatgtatattatagtaGATA
Coding sequences within:
- the LOC124952990 gene encoding mitochondrial glutamate carrier 1-like isoform X1, with translation MAQKDSTESIPDQFKLLPKIINGGIAGIIGVSVVFPLDLVKTRLQNQVIGPHGERMYSSMLDCFKKTYKAEGYFGMYKGSGVNILLITPEKAIKLTANDTFRHYLSTGPGQQLPLQREMLAGGLAGACQIVITTPMELLKIQMQDAGRVAAAARESGKTVPKVSALSLTKDLLRQRGILGLYQGTGATALRDVTFSVIYFPLFARLNNLGPKREDGSSVFWCSFLAGCAAGSTAALLVNPFDVIKTRLQAIKKAPGEPTYDGVIDCIRKTLVNEGPVAFFKGGACRMIVIAPLFGIAQTVYYLGVAEWILGLK
- the LOC124952990 gene encoding mitochondrial glutamate carrier 1-like isoform X2; the encoded protein is MYSSMLDCFKKTYKAEGYFGMYKGSGVNILLITPEKAIKLTANDTFRHYLSTGPGQQLPLQREMLAGGLAGACQIVITTPMELLKIQMQDAGRVAAAARESGKTVPKVSALSLTKDLLRQRGILGLYQGTGATALRDVTFSVIYFPLFARLNNLGPKREDGSSVFWCSFLAGCAAGSTAALLVNPFDVIKTRLQAIKKAPGEPTYDGVIDCIRKTLVNEGPVAFFKGGACRMIVIAPLFGIAQTVYYLGVAEWILGLK
- the LOC124952984 gene encoding transcription elongation factor B polypeptide 3-like isoform X1, whose product is MSVVEKIQHCQRNIKKCCDNEEKMLHYIQRLYTLPVTVQHLQDTGVGRTVNALRKYEGGVGDAAKALVAKWKAMVANEDTSDGEDEDEACVPDAPESYDSPESPKLKEKQKADSTVKISRHKSDSSKHRHQQKSEKNDVSEHNSKHSSKSETKVKSSENESNITKESSKSLKNESQKEKHDKSHSSKHESKQEKRLNSNDVKSSSSTHLKKSTDKLSHNSKLDSTIDDNEECNKKRKLDSSNSGKKKSKRRRHSENESDEDRTISYNAEKQNSGEFETELNKKTDVLSKQDVLNKIESKNEKSKSREKGKQSSNKEEKIHDDKNKKKSDENREKQKTKDNHHSSKSSTSKSHHSSNNKDHAKDKDKTKRKENEERKHKHQNKNSSDTKETKSGSKESKEKVKIKQEIKQEINGDEGIDCNSGASFAEALGMCTVAPSSRKRHNNSPNLNNAKVIKLETNMSSTLNNKKQSSVKTEATSSDSLHPLPLLSPNVKLEPLSVNLASTLPEISPNYKPLPYINPVHRKEEDKVLTDVIHVKNQRTKVYSGNKTGYTSVPSLYEICIRVLIENIDALEFTGGVPYDIIKPVLERATPDQLFMLEHYNPYLIDDTDSLWQFHCNREFRNKQREEMETWREMYMRCLDEREAKLKTLTANIKQSIDKTVPLRSTKLAYVDNVVKPPRNVLKKQAKYGTANSVPTSTSDLKKKLIIGGGPTAATNISVPPPPMNRVKPSSAMTKKTKAPLMAKALQLIKGRYKR
- the LOC124952984 gene encoding transcription elongation factor B polypeptide 3-like isoform X2; protein product: MLHYIQRLYTLPVTVQHLQDTGVGRTVNALRKYEGGVGDAAKALVAKWKAMVANEDTSDGEDEDEACVPDAPESYDSPESPKLKEKQKADSTVKISRHKSDSSKHRHQQKSEKNDVSEHNSKHSSKSETKVKSSENESNITKESSKSLKNESQKEKHDKSHSSKHESKQEKRLNSNDVKSSSSTHLKKSTDKLSHNSKLDSTIDDNEECNKKRKLDSSNSGKKKSKRRRHSENESDEDRTISYNAEKQNSGEFETELNKKTDVLSKQDVLNKIESKNEKSKSREKGKQSSNKEEKIHDDKNKKKSDENREKQKTKDNHHSSKSSTSKSHHSSNNKDHAKDKDKTKRKENEERKHKHQNKNSSDTKETKSGSKESKEKVKIKQEIKQEINGDEGIDCNSGASFAEALGMCTVAPSSRKRHNNSPNLNNAKVIKLETNMSSTLNNKKQSSVKTEATSSDSLHPLPLLSPNVKLEPLSVNLASTLPEISPNYKPLPYINPVHRKEEDKVLTDVIHVKNQRTKVYSGNKTGYTSVPSLYEICIRVLIENIDALEFTGGVPYDIIKPVLERATPDQLFMLEHYNPYLIDDTDSLWQFHCNREFRNKQREEMETWREMYMRCLDEREAKLKTLTANIKQSIDKTVPLRSTKLAYVDNVVKPPRNVLKKQAKYGTANSVPTSTSDLKKKLIIGGGPTAATNISVPPPPMNRVKPSSAMTKKTKAPLMAKALQLIKGRYKR